Sequence from the Deltaproteobacteria bacterium genome:
AGTATTTTTAATTATATTGAAATATTCTATAATCGAAAGAGACGTCACTCAACACTGGGGTATCTTTCTCCAGTATCTTATGAGCTCGAATCTATGGTAGCCTAACCTAACTTAGTGTCCTTAAATTCGGGGGAAGTCCACATTGTGTTCTGAAGTCTGAAATGTGAGTCAT
This genomic interval carries:
- a CDS encoding IS3 family transposase, whose translation is SIFNYIEIFYNRKRRHSTLGYLSPVSYELESMVA